In Thermogemmata fonticola, the DNA window TTGCCCATCGTGAAGTAAGCGTTACCGGTGGCGTTCAAGCTCGTGGCTGTCACTTTGTCATCGCCATTGAGCATGTCGACAAACAAATTATCCAAAGTTGGCGGATTATTCGGGCCATTGGGATTCAAAACTATCAATGTTGGTGTATTGGTAACCACCCAACTTCCTGGTGTATTAGGATCCAATGCCAATGTGGTGGCTCCATTGGCTTGTACTTCAATACCCTGATTGGTCATCGTAATGTCGATGTCGTTGGACTGATTGTCCCCTGTGATCTTGATGTCTGCCGTGTTGAAGCCCAGCACAGTGACGGCAGGAACACTGCGGTCTTCGAGCATTTCCACGTGCAACTGCGAGCGTCTGCGAAGCATTTTTCCCTCCTCTGGTTAAACCCTGGCCTCGATCATCCACGCGGATACACAAGATATGTACCCCGCCCAATGCGCGATGCTTCGAGGCCTCACTGTCACTATGCAATTTGCTCATTCCGAGCGGACAGAAAAGCCCTAAAAAACTGACTGAAATTTCCTCCCCCTTGGCTAGCACAAACGCTGCGGTTGTTGTGATTTGCCCCAATAAGCATTTGGCATACAGAGTGCGTAGTACCGCCAAGGCATGTAGGATGGGACGGAGGAATTTTGACGGGGAGAGGAATTTTGCTACGGAAACGTGAAGAAGGCCAACAGTCCCCCTTGCGCAGCATTGTCAAAAATCAGGTCTCAGGTGGAGAAATGAGTCAAGAAATTCCGATTCCGGCATTTTTGTGCCTCTGCTACATCGCAGGACAAGAGGGGGTGTTCTAAAGTTGAGGGTGCAGAGGGTCCCAGGATTTGGCCCGGTTCGCCCCTTTGTGTCGGTTCGCCCGTTGGCCTACATCCTACGCCGGCGAGGTTCCATGACTGCACCAATCCATGTTGCGGAATTTGTGCGTTTGATTCAGCAAAGTGGGGTGGCTGACGAGCGAGCCATTCGGAATCATTTGACGGGTTTGGGGATCGACCTCGAGGAAGGGGATGCACGTTCTGTGGCGGAAATCCTCGTTCGGGATGGGTTGCTCACCCAATTCCAGGCTGACCAATTGCTTCAAGGAAAATGGCGGGGATTCCACGTTGGCAAATATCGGATTTTGGAGCGGATCGGCAGCGGCGGCATGGGGCAAGTCTTTCTCTGCCGTCATATTCAATTGCCCTCGCTGATCGCCATGAAAGTCCTTCCGCCGTCGAAAGCCTCCTCGCCTTCCGCTTTGGGCCGGTTTTATCGGGAAGCCCGTGCTGCGGCCTCGTTAGATCACCCCCATCTGGTACGCACCCACGACATCGGACAGGATGGCGAACTCCATTACATCATCATGGAATACATTCACGGTCCGAATCTCCTGGATGTTGTAAAAAAATCCGGCCCGCTCTCCATCGAACGTACTGTCACCTATCTGTACCACATCGCGGACGCCTTAGACTATGCCCACAAGAAGGGATTGGTCCACCGGGACATTAAACCGAGTAATATCCTCATCGACCGTTATGGCCGGGCCAAGCTGTTGGACTTAGGATTGGCACGTTTCTGCCACGACGAAGAGGACAACCTCACCGTCATGTATGACGACAAGATGGTCTTGGGCACGGCGGACTACGTGGCACCGGAGCAGATCGCCAATAGTCACCATGCGGATATTCGTGCGGATATCTATTCCCTCGGCGCCACGGCATACTACCTTTTGGCGGGCCACCCCATTTTCCCGACCGGAACAGTTTCCCAAAAACTGATCTGGCACGGAACTAAGGAGCCGGCACCCATCCGTCAGATTCGCCCGGATGTTCCCGAAGAACTCGCAGCGGTGGTTATGCGTATGTTGGCCAAAGAAGCCCGGCAACGCTACCAAACACCCGCCGAATTGCAAGCCGCCTTGCTCCCGCTTTTGCCCCTTGACCCCCCAGCATTACCCGTGGAAGAGATGCCGCGGTACAGCCCCCTGGTTATGCGTCTCCTGGGTGAAGCGGGTGTGCCCAATCCTAACCTGGTCCGCACCCCGCCGCCGAGGCACCGCGGGACGATCCACCCCGCCGCCGTGAAAGAAGCTGTGGCCCAGGCCGCTTGCCCTCCTAAACTTTGGCATCAGGCCGCTGTGGCGACCGTCCCCCCTCCGGGTATCATGACGACCCCGCCGCCGGTCGCCACTACTCGCGATGGCACGCTACGCTCCAATCTCGACACTGATCGAGCGGCGCTGGATCAAACGCCCTGTGCTTACCGGCAGCCTTCTCCACCTGCCCCCCGTACTTCGGGTCCGCAACCTCCGACAGCTCCCGACTCCCGGCTTGAAACGGCGGAAACTCCAGCAGCTGTTTCCCGCTCGAAAACCTCTCGCCGCTGGATCCGTTTACTCCTTTTCATCCTCCTGTTCCT includes these proteins:
- a CDS encoding serine/threonine-protein kinase; translated protein: MTAPIHVAEFVRLIQQSGVADERAIRNHLTGLGIDLEEGDARSVAEILVRDGLLTQFQADQLLQGKWRGFHVGKYRILERIGSGGMGQVFLCRHIQLPSLIAMKVLPPSKASSPSALGRFYREARAAASLDHPHLVRTHDIGQDGELHYIIMEYIHGPNLLDVVKKSGPLSIERTVTYLYHIADALDYAHKKGLVHRDIKPSNILIDRYGRAKLLDLGLARFCHDEEDNLTVMYDDKMVLGTADYVAPEQIANSHHADIRADIYSLGATAYYLLAGHPIFPTGTVSQKLIWHGTKEPAPIRQIRPDVPEELAAVVMRMLAKEARQRYQTPAELQAALLPLLPLDPPALPVEEMPRYSPLVMRLLGEAGVPNPNLVRTPPPRHRGTIHPAAVKEAVAQAACPPKLWHQAAVATVPPPGIMTTPPPVATTRDGTLRSNLDTDRAALDQTPCAYRQPSPPAPRTSGPQPPTAPDSRLETAETPAAVSRSKTSRRWIRLLLFILLFLSIAGGALAAWGFCF